A single Populus alba chromosome 7, ASM523922v2, whole genome shotgun sequence DNA region contains:
- the LOC118047875 gene encoding protein IN CHLOROPLAST ATPASE BIOGENESIS, chloroplastic isoform X1, translating into MKIGGGVFYGAPRASSFLLSLRRHTTLRTFSCSSFPDHIGFIKEVAATQPPKHLSHLLRMLKTKGESIVSPRAKKGLFPLAIPLARNSSDAVIALLRWPTAPPGMEMPVVEVRKHGVWLLAKTVDQYINRILVEEDADISSEGNADLFHAAADAGDNLYKKGDYAKSQILDLDVYLLKKVGLFPDVLERKVMLHLQKGDHVSALVTGEFYTRKKHFPGFARPFAFNAEVMLKIGRKLEAKDAARGALKSPWWTLGCRYKAWAAQIISLYHLLYCVVFSLPFLNLYCRGWSPIQDVAQIAQWEDEQIEYIKEKMTEEGRQEDLNKGKEPSQIALDEAAFLLDLASVEGTWDEAAEQISECYKQAGLHDVARFIQYRD; encoded by the exons ATGAAAATAGGCGGAGGAGTGTTTTATGGAGCTCCACGCGCCTCCTCATTCCTTCTCAGCCTCCGCAGACACACTACGCTACGcactttttcttgttcttcattTCCTG ACCATATCGGTTTTATCAAAGAAGTGGCTGCAACTCAGCCTCCTAAGCATTTGTCTCATTTGTTGAGGATGTTAAAGACAAAAG GTGAATCTATTGTTTCTCCTAGAGCCAAGAAAGGGTTGTTCCCTCTTGCCATTCCACTGGCTAGAAACAGTTCAG ATGCTGTGATTGCGCTGCTGAGATGGCCAACAGCACCACCTGG GATGGAAATGCCAGTGGTTGAGGTTCGTAAACATGGAGTTTGGCTTTTGGCAAAGACT GTAGATCAATATATTAATCGAATCCTGGTTGAGGAAGATGCTGATATTTCTTCAGAAGGCAATGCTGATCTATTTCATGCTGCAGCTGATGCTGGAGATAATCTTTATAAAAAGGGTGACTATGCTAAGTCTCAGATTTTAGACCTAGATGTATATCTCTTAAAAAAG GTAGGTTTGTTTCCAGATGTCTTAGAGCGCAAAGTGATGCTCCATTTGCAGAAAGGTGATCAT GTTTCAGCTTTAGTGACTGGGGAGTTCTATACAAGGAAAAAGCATTTTCCGGGATTTGCAAGGCCTTTTGCATTCAATGCAGAGGTTATGCTGAA GATTGGACGTAAGTTAGAAGCCAAAGATGCTGCCAGGGGAGCTTTAAAATCACCATGGTGGACCCTGGGTTGCAGATACAAGGCATGGGCTGCTCAGATAATTTCTCTTTACCATTTATTGTACTGTGTTGtgttttctcttcctttcttgAATTTATATTGTCGAGGTTGGAGTCCTATCCAGGATGTTGCTCAGATAGCACAATGGGAAGATGAGCAAATTGagtatattaaagaaaaaatgaccGAAGAAGGAAGGCAGGAAGACCTTAACAAGGGAAAAGAACCATCACAG ATTGCATTGGATGAAGCTGCATTTTTGTTGGACTTAGCTTCTGTTGAAGGGACTTGGGATGAAGCTGCGGAACAGATATCTGAGTGCTATAAACAGGCTGGACTTCACGATGTTGCAAGATTTATCCAATATAGAGATTGA
- the LOC118047875 gene encoding protein IN CHLOROPLAST ATPASE BIOGENESIS, chloroplastic isoform X2, producing MKIGGGVFYGAPRASSFLLSLRRHTTLRTFSCSSFPDHIGFIKEVAATQPPKHLSHLLRMLKTKGESIVSPRAKKGLFPLAIPLARNSSDAVIALLRWPTAPPGMEMPVVEVRKHGVWLLAKTVDQYINRILVEEDADISSEGNADLFHAAADAGDNLYKKGDYAKSQILDLDVYLLKKVGLFPDVLERKVMLHLQKGDHVSALVTGEFYTRKKHFPGFARPFAFNAEVMLKIGRKLEAKDAARGALKSPWWTLGCRYKDVAQIAQWEDEQIEYIKEKMTEEGRQEDLNKGKEPSQIALDEAAFLLDLASVEGTWDEAAEQISECYKQAGLHDVARFIQYRD from the exons ATGAAAATAGGCGGAGGAGTGTTTTATGGAGCTCCACGCGCCTCCTCATTCCTTCTCAGCCTCCGCAGACACACTACGCTACGcactttttcttgttcttcattTCCTG ACCATATCGGTTTTATCAAAGAAGTGGCTGCAACTCAGCCTCCTAAGCATTTGTCTCATTTGTTGAGGATGTTAAAGACAAAAG GTGAATCTATTGTTTCTCCTAGAGCCAAGAAAGGGTTGTTCCCTCTTGCCATTCCACTGGCTAGAAACAGTTCAG ATGCTGTGATTGCGCTGCTGAGATGGCCAACAGCACCACCTGG GATGGAAATGCCAGTGGTTGAGGTTCGTAAACATGGAGTTTGGCTTTTGGCAAAGACT GTAGATCAATATATTAATCGAATCCTGGTTGAGGAAGATGCTGATATTTCTTCAGAAGGCAATGCTGATCTATTTCATGCTGCAGCTGATGCTGGAGATAATCTTTATAAAAAGGGTGACTATGCTAAGTCTCAGATTTTAGACCTAGATGTATATCTCTTAAAAAAG GTAGGTTTGTTTCCAGATGTCTTAGAGCGCAAAGTGATGCTCCATTTGCAGAAAGGTGATCAT GTTTCAGCTTTAGTGACTGGGGAGTTCTATACAAGGAAAAAGCATTTTCCGGGATTTGCAAGGCCTTTTGCATTCAATGCAGAGGTTATGCTGAA GATTGGACGTAAGTTAGAAGCCAAAGATGCTGCCAGGGGAGCTTTAAAATCACCATGGTGGACCCTGGGTTGCAGATACAAG GATGTTGCTCAGATAGCACAATGGGAAGATGAGCAAATTGagtatattaaagaaaaaatgaccGAAGAAGGAAGGCAGGAAGACCTTAACAAGGGAAAAGAACCATCACAG ATTGCATTGGATGAAGCTGCATTTTTGTTGGACTTAGCTTCTGTTGAAGGGACTTGGGATGAAGCTGCGGAACAGATATCTGAGTGCTATAAACAGGCTGGACTTCACGATGTTGCAAGATTTATCCAATATAGAGATTGA
- the LOC118047874 gene encoding filament-like plant protein 7 — protein sequence MSEVMDHKTWLWRKKSADKIVVATDHKVDLSSNEEEIQTLLADKAELENDLKILRDKLSSALSECNAKDDLAKKQAKLAKEAMTGQEKAEAKAVSLKQELDEALQQRAAGEQISTHLEAALKECMQQLRFVREDQEQRIHDAVMKTSNEFEKSQMILEEKLAETRKTLAKIGLENTHLSKALLAKEKLIEGVSKQKAQVEADFNALMRRLESTEKYSASLKYEVRVLEKELEIRHKETEFNRRTADVSHKQHLESVKRIAKLEEECQRLRVLVRKRLPGPAALAKMKSEVEILERDSVEMSRRRLNGRPMGLAVDSAVENSADSPRKRINFLTEQLCVVEEENKTLKEAFNKKANELQFSRAMYARTASKLSQVESHLDELSKGQATLDRTRSVVMSHELSLASTSEIGSDNKVSSAESWASALISELEHFKQGKQRGSPTNRTIGASDISMMDDFAEMEKLAIVAVDEQFEGPRVSSDNVNAIGREIIPVSESGSAVSNQVINSRDETSGWLHDILKVVLEQNRVTLRKPDEILEDVRIALANINHASPAEYDDTRQSSTHSDGLNSCHAGGYTSWKPICLVTDSPGRITEADALSTDKSSQPDLSKSLCKIIEIIEGITLSFADYGKSETLTRKDGSFLPYENTETPSGYMVRVLQWKTSELIAVLQQFAHACHDLLDGKSDLNMFAQELCSALDWTMNHCFSIQDKKHFDWDESRSGCKPEFVASNGHHSYFGKDECHQSTIIDENKKLREDLINIDSEKRDLEARLQSATNNSESLKNQLKESEKIIGGLQTDLETLRGLKARFESQNENHKLTKEDVDTQLTVARAELNDAHQKLSSLEMELENKRSCCEELEATCLELQFQLESMKKKEFPNSELHEEESQLRTGWEITAASEKLAECQETILNLGKQLKAMASPGEAPLFDKVLSTFTDTNTTAVTTSTSKALISTKNKNQRSSLLDQMLKEDSAEVKDTKSINRKESDNNSSPTFISTKVIEPLEKIPVLNGIKHQDDDVAINYLAIVPSKKSGGANLWKKLLWKKKKSNIKIPSFPFAP from the exons ATACAGACACTATTGGCTGATAAGGCTGAATTGGAGAATGACCTGAAAATTTTGAGGGACAAGCTTTCATCAGCCCTGTCTGAGTGTAACGCCAAAGATGATCTTGCAAAGAAACAAGCCAAGCTTGCAAAGGAAGCCATGACAG GCCAGGAGAAGGCAGAAGCAAAAGCAGTGTCTCTAAAGCAAGAATTAGATGAAGCCTTACAGCAAAGAGCAGCTGGAGAACAAATATCGACTCATCTGGAAGCTGCCCTCAAGGAGTGTATGCAGCAGCTACGTTTTGTTCGAGAAGATCAGGAGCAAAGGATTCATGATGCTGTCATGAAGACATccaatgaatttgaaaagtcCCAGATGATTTTGGAAGAGAAGCTGGCAGAGACTAGGAAAACACTTGCCAAAATTGGTCTTGAGAATACTCATCTAAGCAAGGCTCTCTTAGCAAAGGAAAAGTTGATCGAAGGTGTAAGCAAGCAAAAGGCTCAGGTGGAGGCAGATTTTAATGCCCTGATGAGGAGGTTAGAGTCCACAGAAAAATATAGTGCTTCTCTCAAATACGAAGTCCGAGTGCTAGAAAAGGAGCTTGAGATCCGCCATAAGGAGACAGAATTTAATCGCAGAACAGCAGATGTATCACACAAGCAACACTTAGAGAGTGTGAAAAGAATTGCCAAGTTAGAAGAAGAATGTCAGAGGCTTCGTGTCCTGGTCCGCAAGCGGTTGCCCGGCCCGGCTGCCTTGgctaaaatgaaaagtgaagtAGAAATCCTTGAAAGAGATTCAGTTGAAATGAGCAGGAGAAGGTTAAATGGTCGTCCTATGGGTTTAGCGGTTGACTCAGCTGTTGAAAACTCTGCTGATTCTCCCAGAAAAAGGATCAACTTTCTGACTGAGCAGCTATGTGTagtggaagaagaaaacaagacTCTCAAGGAAGCctttaataaaaaagcaaatgaaCTCCAGTTTTCAAGAGCCATGTATGCTCGCACAGCTTCCAAATTATCACAGGTTGAGTCGCATCTTGATGAATTGTCAAAGGGACAGGCAACCTTAGACAGAACAAGAAGCGTGGTTATGTCACATGAGCTGTCTCTGGCCTCAACGTCTGAGATTGGCAGTGATAATAAGGTTAGCTCTGCTGAATCTTGGGCTTCTGCTTTGATTTCAGAATTGGAGCACTTCAAACAGGGAAAGCAAAGGGGGTCGCCAACAAACAGAACTATAGGAGCTTCAGACATATCCATGATGGATGACTTTGCTGAAATGGAAAAACTAGCAATAGTCGCAGTAGATGAACAGTTCGAAGGTCCTCGTGTTTCTTCTGACAATGTTAACGCAATAGGTCGGGAGATCATTCCAGTATCAGAGTCTGGATCTGCTGTATCAAACCAGGTAATCAATTCCAGAGATGAAACTTCTGGCTGGCTACATGATATTCTGAAAGTCGTGTTGGAGCAAAACCGTGTCACACTAAGAAAGCCTGATGAAATACTGGAGGATGTTAGAATAGCTCTGGCAAATATAAATCATGCAAGCCCTGCAGAATATGATGATACAAGGCAAAGCTCAACACATTCTGATGGATTAAATTCCTGTCATGCTGGTGGATATACCTCATGGAAACCTATATGTTTGGTGACTGATTCACCTGGTAGAATTACTGAAGCTGATGCCTTGTCGACAGATAAGAGCAGTCAGCCAGATCTCAGCAAATCACTCTGCAAGATTATTGAGATTATTGAAGGGATCACTTTATCCTTTGCTGATTATGGAAAATCAGAGACCTTGACCAGAAAGGATGGGAGTTTTTTGCCTTACGAGAACACAGAAACACCGTCAGGCTACATGGTCCGTGTTTTGCAGTGGAAAACTTCTGAACTAATTGCTGTATTGCAGCAATTTGCTCATGCGTGTCATGATCTGTTGGATGGAAAATCCGATTTGAACATGTTTGCCCAAGAATTATGTTCTGCTTTGGACTGGACTATGAACCACTGCTTTTCCATTCAAGATAAGAAACATTTTGACTGGGATGAATCACGGAGTGGGTGCAAACCAGAGTTTGTTGCTTCAAATGGACATCACAGCTACTTTGGGAAGGATGAATGTCATCAATCTACAATTATAGACGAGAATAAAAAGTTAAGAGaggatttgattaatattgaCTCTGAAAAGAGGGACTTGGAAGCCAGGCTCCAGTCAGCTACTAATAACAGTGAGTCCTTGAAGAATCAACTCAAGGAATCTGAGAAAATCATTGGAGGCCTGCAAACAGATTTAGAAACTTTGAGAGGTTTGAAGGCAAGGTTTGAGAGccaaaatgaaaatcataagCTGACGAAAGAAGATGTTGACACACAGCTTACAGTGGCCAGAGCTGAATTGAATGATGCTCACCAGAAGTTATCTTCCTTGGAAATGGAACTGGAGAACAAAAGGAGTTGCTGTGAAGAATTGGAAGCTACATGTCTTGAACTGCAGTTCCAACTTGAGAG tatgaagaaaaaggaattcCCTAACTCTGAACTCCACGAGGAAGAGAGCCAACTCCGGACT GGTTGGGAGATAACGGCTGCTTCAGAAAAGTTAGCTGAGTGCCAAGAGACAATTCTAAACCTGGGGAAGCAGTTAAAGGCAATGGCTTCACCAGGCGAAGCACCCCTGTTTGACAAGGTCCTCTCTACATTCACCGACACAAATACCACCGCAGTCACCACGTCCACAAGCAAAGCCTTGATTTCAACCAAGAACAAGAACCAGAGGTCCTCTTTGCTAGATCAGATGCTAAAAGAGGACAGTGCTGAAGTAAAGGACACTAAATCAATCAATCGCAAAGAAAGTGATAACAATTCCAGTCCCACCTTCATTTCCACTAAGGTGATCGAACCTCTTGAAAAGATTCCCGTTTTAAATGGAATCAAACACCAGGATGACGACGTTGCAATTAATTATTTGGCCATTGTGCCTAGCAAGAAAAGTGGAGGTGCAAATTTGTGGAAAAAGCTGctatggaaaaagaagaaatcaaacATCAAGATACCATCCTTTCCATTTGCCCCGTAA